From the Rhea pennata isolate bPtePen1 chromosome 12, bPtePen1.pri, whole genome shotgun sequence genome, the window CCGAAGACGTCGTGGGCGTCGtggggcgccccgccgccccgccacAGCCGAAagagccgggcgctgccgcggctccagagcagcagcacggTGCCGCGCTCGCGCCCCACGCGGCCCCGCTGGGCGTAGAGCCAGGGCAGCCCCCCGGCGCGCCCCACGCCGCCCGCCTCCCACAGGTCCAGGCGCACCTCGCAGCCCAGCGCGGCGCGCAGCAGCTCCGCCAAGGCGCACACCAGCCCCAGGTGCTCCTCCGAGTCGGGCGAGTACAGCAGCAgcaccggccccggcgccgcgcggccgccctCGCCGCCCGCTGGAgcccgggcgccggcgccgcagcacggcggcagcagcagcagcagcagcagcagcgcggcggccgccagcGCCGGCGCCAGCAGCCCCACGCGCCTGCGAGAGACTGGGAGAGGGGCGGTGAGGGGGGctggcgcccgcccgcccgcccgccccggccccgcagccccacggggcccGCGCTCACCGTcagggcagagcagctgcttcccgGCAAAGCGCACGTCCGAGCGCCACacctgggggcggggggggaaacggggtgggggggtcgggtcggggggcgccggggggccggcACCGCGCTGCGGGGCTCCCGGGCACCTTACCAGCACGCAGCCGCCCGGCAGCCACGtcggcagcagcagcgccagctccccgcgggcagagccctgcgcCTGCAAGAGCACGGGGACGGCGTCGGCGGTgcccccccggcggcccccccggcgcccggccgccccccggggcTGCGCTCACCGGCGTCACCGTGTAGACGGGGGAGCGGGGCTCGcaccgcccgccccgcggctcgCACAGCGCCGCGCTGAAGGAGGCCGGGATGCTGGAGGCGAGGCGCAGGCGCAGCTGCGGCCCCCGGACGCTCGCCGACGCGTTCCAGGCAGTCTCTGCGGCGGGCAGGGGGCTCGCGGGCGGCACGGCGCGctcgcgccgccccgccggggcggggggccggcagccggggagggggagaggggctCACCTGGCCGGCGGGGGCACTCCACGTGGCTGCTGTTCCCCAAGGAGAACTGGGCGGAGGCGGCAGGTCACCGCCCGCCACCGCTTCCCTCCCGGCCCCTCGCCCGCGCCGGGCTGCACCCCACGGGGACTCACCCTGAAGCAGAGCTGGGGGTGCACGTCCACCTCGTCCAGGGTGTAGGTCTGGCGGGGCCGGAGGGTCAGCGCCTGCAGCCCGAGCCGTGCCCGCGCCGCCTGCCCACGGCATCCTCGTGGGACGCCGCACGCCGCACGCCGGGGCCCCTCACCTGCTCCCCCTCGCTGGCCGTGGAGTTGGGGATGTCGTGgcagggcgccgcgccggcggccgcctccCTCCAGCACAGCGTGGCCCGGGGGCGCAGCGGGCAGCTGGCGCTCAGCACCATCGCCATCTGGTCCTTGCCGCTGGCGCTGTGGTCGTGGAAGCGCACCGAGGACCACAGCTCGGGGCCGTCTGCGGGGTGCAGGGTcagccggggtggggggcacagacgggacccccccacccccgtgTGCCCACTGCCACTCACAGGCCGCCGGCTGCTCCCGGAATGGGCACTTCTTGCTGCGCAGGCTGTCGCGGTGCAGGTAGGAGGCCTGGGGCGGCAGGCAGAGCCGTGAGAGCTgccggcgcccccgccgcgggcctgAGCCCCCTCCCCGGAGGGCTGCGGCGGAGCGgagcccccccagccccgggacGCGGGGCACGGACGCACCTCAATGCACAGGCAGGGCACCAGGAACTCGTACGGCAGCAGGacggcccggccccccggcacCAGGACCTGCGGGGCCCGGAGGCGGCATGAGCCCAGTGGGAGCGTGGGGACCCTGCGGATCAGCCCGGCCAGGCCCCACACACGGGGGGGAGgctgggggcggcgggagccggtACCTACCTGCCGGTGGAAGGGCCTGGGCAGCTCCTCGCACTCCAGGGCCAGCTGGTGGCACAGCCGCACCATCAGGGCAGGGCCGTGGGGCACGGACACCTCGATAGCCCGCACCTCGGGCACCCAGGCGTGGGTGAACGCGGGTCCTGCGGAGCGCACGCGGCTCAGCCCCGCTCCAGCGTCCCAGCCCGAAGCGCCCTGGAGCGGCGcagggggcacggggggggtcccccccccccccggccctgctcacccggcggctcggcggcgACCAGGCGGCTCCGGCTGAGGGCCAAGCCGCGGTCGGGGATGGTGCGCAGGGAGACGAGGACCTGCCGCCCGCTCTCCGCGGGGAAGCAGTCGAACTGCAGCCGCCActgcggggagccggggctgAGCGGGACGGGCGCCCGGCGCCCTGCCCGGCTCGCCGCCCCGGGGTGCCGCACTCACCGGctcgccgccccgcgccccgcgccgcctccaCACCTGCAGCCAGCCGGCCCTGTTGGAGTCCAGCTCCAGGAAGTTGAGCTGCAGCCCGCGGACGCCGCCGAGCCCTGCGGGAAACCGGCCCCACGCCCCGCTCTGACacgggcggcccggggcggccccgcgtCCCGCCGTGGAGGAGACCGGGTGCTCGGGGCACCCCTGCGGCCACGCCGGGGTGCCCAGCGCCGGGGCCCTGCCCGTACCTGCGGCGGGGAGGGCCAGGCGCACCCGCAGGCACGGCTGGCACGGCTGCGAGGGCTGGCACAGGCGGGCCGTGCTCAGCACCAGGGCGGGCGGCTCcagcggcggcccggcccgggcggcccggcggcacCGGGGCCTGCTCAGCGTGCTGTCGGCTGgcggggagcagaggggagccgtgcgccgggcgccccgggcagCTCCGGCGGAGCCCCGGGCGTCAGGAGCCCCGGGCAGCCCGGGGGAtgccccggcgcccccccgcccccgcgcccggcgcccccgggTGCCCCGCGGCCGGGACGCCGCCCGCCCCGGAGCCGGTGCCACTCACCGCTGGCGCGGCACTCCTGCAAGCGAAGACACGGCGGTCAGCGCGccccggacccccccccccccccgccgccctgcccggccccctCTGCGCTTACGAAGTTGGCGGAGACCCGGAGGCGGGTGACGGTgacggcggcggcagcggcggcggcgaggagcgcggcggcggcggcgagcagcAGCGCGCAGGGCTCCGGCCGCCCCATGGCCGAGCGCGGCaccgtcccgccgccgccgccgccgccggatccccgccccgcgccgcccctccccgccgcaTTCCTCCAGCGGCACGTGCGGCCGCCCCGACGCCGCGGCGACGGGCGCCACCCCCGGGGCGGCGCGACCTGGTTGCGGCGGTGCTTCCTGCGGCGGGCACCGGCACTGCCACCCCCGTGGGAAAGTgccccgcggggcgcagcgTACACGCGGCCACGCTCTGCGGCTCTTTTATTTCCATATCGCTACACACGCGAGGCCGGGGGACGCGGGGAGGGGGCACCGGCACACGCCCCTTCCCGAGCCCCCCGCGACCCGGCGCCTCCCGCCTGCGCCAGTCCCCAGCCAGGCTGGTCCCCGAGGGTGCCGGAGGAAGCAGCCCCCACGCTCTGCCGTGGGGCGCTGCCTCCTGTCTGttcccacagctctgccagcctgGGCAAGGCCAGCAAGCCCCAAGTGCCCCCCCCGCCGTCCCTCCCACCACCCCCGGCACGTCCCCACTGAGGTGGCAGAGGCTGGCGAGGACAGGAAAGCAGCGCCGCAGAGCTCCAGGCCCCCTCGCCCCAGGTCTGCAGCCGGCAGCGGCACACGTGCAcgctctgccccagccccgctcatttcctcttcttctcctgCGTGCTGGTGAACCAGGAGTCCAGGAGCTTCTTGCTGTAGTAGAGCTGCCAGCCGTGCACCTGCGcggccaccaccaccaccaggtACATGACGGACACCGCAGAGAAGCCAAAGATGAAGCGGTACGCCTTGCCATGGCGGTAGAGCTGCTGGGCCATGGGGAACATCTCCATGGTGCCGTAGATGAGGGGCGCCACGGAGAAGAGGCCGGTGCTGATCATAGACAGCACCAGGTAGCTGATGTTGTTGcggggaaaggagaggaggcCCAGGAGGGACGGGAGGATGCTGAGCAGGTATGGGTACTCCCACTGGTAGGGCATGGCCACCTGGTCGTGGGGCAGCAGCTTGAAGTGCCCCACACACATctgggccagcagcagcagccagatgGCCACGTGCATATAGATCAGCTTCTTGATCTCGGACTTGAGCGCCACGCTGCAGAGAGAGACCGGCCGTGAGCAGCCGCCCGCGGGCGGGCACGGGGCCCAGCAGAGCCCGGCGGGGGGCCCAGCGAGGCGCCGGGGCCCGGTGGGCGCGCGGGGGTCGCTGCGGCGGGCTGCGCCCCGGGGGCAGGACGCTACCTCATCTGGTAGTGCGAGGCCACGCGCTCCCGGTGCTGGTAGTCGCTGCCGTCGGTGCCAGCGGCGCGGGGGCCCCCGCGGGAGGCCATCGTGCTGGCACCAGCTGCCTGCGGAGACACGGCCGGAGGCGGCACTGGGCCCCTGCCCGGGCACCCTGCGACCGCCCCGTTCGCCCGGACGGCCCGGGCACCCCCCGAGGCCTGGCGGCCCCCGACAGTACCCCCGGGACCCCTCCCTTGAGGGCCCGGGACCCGCCGGtggcagccctggggccccCCGTCGCCGGACAGCCCCGGCCtgcggaccccccccccccggtgacagcccggcgccgggaccccccgccccgccgcgccccgccgcgccccgccgcgccccacctgccgccgggccgggccgctcTACCCGCACTTCCGGCTGTCTATAGCCCGGCTGCCGCTGTCAGAATGCCCCCGGTGGTCacgcgccgccggcccctctGCGCGCCCGGAAGCTAAGCTCTATGACCGCTGCGGAGCTGGCCCCGCGGGCCCGCCCCCGCGCAGGCGCAGTGGCGCCATGGCGGGGGGAAGCGCCGGGCGCGTGCTGGCGCGCGCCGCAGGGTCAGCGGGAGCGCGCGGCGGGGACACGCGTGGGGCGAGGGGTGTGCGGGGAGCAGCGGCGGGACGCGcgtggggtggggagggggatgCATGTGGGTGTGCGGGAGCTGCGGCAAGGGTGCACGTCGGGTGAGGAGGGG encodes:
- the IL17RE gene encoding interleukin-17 receptor E produces the protein MGRPEPCALLLAAAAALLAAAAAAAVTVTRLRVSANFECRASADSTLSRPRCRRAARAGPPLEPPALVLSTARLCQPSQPCQPCLRVRLALPAAGLGGVRGLQLNFLELDSNRAGWLQVWRRRGARGGEPWRLQFDCFPAESGRQVLVSLRTIPDRGLALSRSRLVAAEPPGPAFTHAWVPEVRAIEVSVPHGPALMVRLCHQLALECEELPRPFHRQVLVPGGRAVLLPYEFLVPCLCIEASYLHRDSLRSKKCPFREQPAAYGPELWSSVRFHDHSASGKDQMAMVLSASCPLRPRATLCWREAAAGAAPCHDIPNSTASEGEQTYTLDEVDVHPQLCFRFSLGNSSHVECPRRPETAWNASASVRGPQLRLRLASSIPASFSAALCEPRGGRCEPRSPVYTVTPAQGSARGELALLLPTWLPGGCVLVWRSDVRFAGKQLLCPDVSRRRVGLLAPALAAAALLLLLLLLPPCCGAGARAPAGGEGGRAAPGPVLLLYSPDSEEHLGLVCALAELLRAALGCEVRLDLWEAGGVGRAGGLPWLYAQRGRVGRERGTVLLLWSRGSARLFRLWRGGGAPHDAHDVFGAAMACLHGELGAAGGAGRPGGWVLAYFSRRCSPRDVPRPLRPLPTYRLPRELPRLLGALRGSPRAARRPQRLPCPPREPAASPGAAEQPPGAAHGT
- the JAGN1 gene encoding protein jagunal homolog 1 is translated as MASRGGPRAAGTDGSDYQHRERVASHYQMSVALKSEIKKLIYMHVAIWLLLLAQMCVGHFKLLPHDQVAMPYQWEYPYLLSILPSLLGLLSFPRNNISYLVLSMISTGLFSVAPLIYGTMEMFPMAQQLYRHGKAYRFIFGFSAVSVMYLVVVVAAQVHGWQLYYSKKLLDSWFTSTQEKKRK